In Rattus norvegicus strain BN/NHsdMcwi chromosome 3, GRCr8, whole genome shotgun sequence, a genomic segment contains:
- the Lcn4l2 gene encoding vomeronasal secretory protein 2 isoform X2, with protein MKYLLLTVLLFGLLAILQAQDDLPFLSDEKKLSGIWFLKATVSQRRQTGEQTVVAFPHSLTCPEEGILEIRNTFMSGGQCIKILLRMQKTEEPGQYSNFFRHNLFYIYELPVKDHYIFYMESIPFEKKFQEGHLIGKCPKENLEALEEFKEFIQRKGLLQENIIVPEQRERCVPIHDGAHKNHKC; from the exons ATGAAGTACCTGCTCCTGACTGTCCTATTGTTTGGCCTGTTGGCTATTCTACAGGCCCAAGATGACCTGCCCTTCCTCTCGGATGAAAAGAAA CTTTCAGGTATCTGGTTTCTAAAGGCCACAGTGAGTCAAAGGAGACAGACAGGGGAGCAAACTGTGGTTGCATTCCCTCATAGCCTCACATGCCCAGAAGAAGGAATCTTGGAGATCAGGAACACTTTCAT GTCTGGTGGACAGTGTATTAAGATACTACTTCGTATGCAGAAAACAGAGGAGCCTGGTCAATATAGTAACT TTTTTCGTCATAACCTTTTCTATATCTATGAGCTGCCAGTGAAGGACCACTACATCTTTTACATGGAAAGCATTCCATTTGAGAAAAAATTTCAAGAAGGACACCTCATAG GAAAGTGTCCAAAAGAAAACCTGGAGGCCTTGGAAGAATTCAAGGAATTCATACAACGAAAAGGACTTCTTCAAGAAAACATCATTGTACCTGAGCAGAGGG AACGTTGTGTTCCCATACATGATGGAG CACACAAGAACCACAaatgctga
- the Lcn4l2 gene encoding vomeronasal secretory protein 2 isoform X1, whose product MKYLLLTVLLFGLLAILQAQDDLPFLSDEKKLSGIWFLKATVSQRRQTGEQTVVAFPHSLTCPEEGILEIRNTFMSGGQCIKILLRMQKTEEPGQYSNFFRHNLFYIYELPVKDHYIFYMESIPFEKKFQEGHLIGKCPKENLEALEEFKEFIQRKGLLQENIIVPEQRVVYFLSHSTQEPQMLSHLCH is encoded by the exons ATGAAGTACCTGCTCCTGACTGTCCTATTGTTTGGCCTGTTGGCTATTCTACAGGCCCAAGATGACCTGCCCTTCCTCTCGGATGAAAAGAAA CTTTCAGGTATCTGGTTTCTAAAGGCCACAGTGAGTCAAAGGAGACAGACAGGGGAGCAAACTGTGGTTGCATTCCCTCATAGCCTCACATGCCCAGAAGAAGGAATCTTGGAGATCAGGAACACTTTCAT GTCTGGTGGACAGTGTATTAAGATACTACTTCGTATGCAGAAAACAGAGGAGCCTGGTCAATATAGTAACT TTTTTCGTCATAACCTTTTCTATATCTATGAGCTGCCAGTGAAGGACCACTACATCTTTTACATGGAAAGCATTCCATTTGAGAAAAAATTTCAAGAAGGACACCTCATAG GAAAGTGTCCAAAAGAAAACCTGGAGGCCTTGGAAGAATTCAAGGAATTCATACAACGAAAAGGACTTCTTCAAGAAAACATCATTGTACCTGAGCAGAGGG TTGTGTATTTTTTATCTCACAGCACACAAGAACCACAaatgctgagtcatctctgccATTAG